One genomic segment of Gemmatimonadota bacterium includes these proteins:
- the folE gene encoding GTP cyclohydrolase I FolE — protein sequence MDPIEGLTRSLLAEIGENPDRDGLRRTPHRVAQSLRFLTQGYQKSIETVINNAIYEEDYDEMVLVKDIEFFSLCEHHLLPFFGQCHIAYIPNGKIIGLGKIPRIVDVFSRRLQLQERLTSQIAQTLQTCLDPLGVAVVMEAGHLCMMMRGVEKQHSKATTSAMLGVFRDDRSTRMEFLDLTRSKHGG from the coding sequence ATGGACCCGATCGAGGGATTGACGCGGTCGCTGCTCGCGGAAATCGGCGAGAATCCGGACCGTGACGGACTCAGGCGGACTCCCCACCGCGTGGCCCAGTCCCTGCGTTTTCTGACCCAGGGCTATCAAAAAAGCATTGAAACCGTCATAAATAACGCTATCTATGAGGAAGACTACGATGAGATGGTGCTGGTAAAGGACATCGAGTTCTTTTCGTTGTGCGAGCATCATCTTCTGCCGTTTTTCGGCCAGTGCCATATCGCTTACATTCCCAACGGCAAGATCATCGGACTGGGCAAGATCCCCCGCATCGTGGACGTATTCTCGCGGCGTCTCCAGCTGCAGGAACGCCTGACCTCTCAAATTGCCCAGACCCTTCAGACCTGCCTCGATCCCCTGGGGGTGGCCGTTGTCATGGAAGCGGGCCACCTCTGCATGATGATGCGCGGCGTGGAGAAACAGCACTCCAAGGCGACGACGAGCGCCATGCTCGGGGTGTTCCGGGACGATCGCAGTACCCGGATGGAATTCCTCGACCTGACCAGATCGAAGCACGGCGGGTAG
- a CDS encoding bifunctional oligoribonuclease/PAP phosphatase NrnA — protein MWDEVKAVIESNQSFVISSHVNPDGDSIGSALGVYECLKALGKDAVVAMNDAIPDAYAWLDPDGDILAPAADADIERLGSVDVVVIVDANGWDRLGRLRKPLEESAAAKVVIDHHPYSELITPVSVIETKASSTAELVYDLIDSMGAPLTARAADALYTGILTDTVSFRFARSAPCAHIVAARLLSAGVDPSRVYDQIYHRNTGARTRLMGRALSDIQFTGCGRIAWLTVTRAMIEETGALSSDTSGFVDVTMTIAGIEIGIIFVEARDGSVQISLRSRPEIDVNQIAVGLGGGGHKNAAGAVFDGTLGQAVEAVTAAAVAAL, from the coding sequence ATGTGGGATGAAGTCAAGGCAGTCATCGAGTCGAATCAGTCCTTCGTAATCTCCAGTCACGTCAATCCCGACGGGGACTCGATCGGGTCCGCCCTGGGGGTCTACGAGTGTCTGAAGGCCCTGGGGAAGGACGCCGTCGTCGCCATGAACGACGCCATCCCCGATGCCTATGCCTGGCTGGACCCCGATGGGGATATCCTCGCGCCCGCCGCGGATGCGGACATCGAGCGCCTGGGTTCCGTGGACGTGGTCGTCATCGTGGACGCCAACGGGTGGGACCGGCTGGGGCGTCTGCGGAAGCCGCTGGAGGAATCGGCGGCGGCCAAGGTCGTGATCGACCACCATCCCTACAGCGAACTGATTACGCCGGTCTCGGTGATCGAGACGAAGGCGTCTTCCACGGCCGAACTCGTCTACGATCTGATCGACTCGATGGGCGCGCCGCTTACGGCGCGGGCGGCGGACGCCCTGTACACGGGCATACTGACCGACACCGTGTCCTTCCGATTCGCCAGGAGCGCGCCGTGCGCCCACATCGTCGCGGCCCGGCTTCTGTCCGCCGGCGTCGATCCGTCCCGGGTCTACGACCAGATATACCATCGCAACACCGGAGCCCGCACCCGTCTCATGGGCCGCGCGCTTTCGGATATACAGTTCACCGGGTGCGGCCGCATCGCCTGGCTGACCGTAACACGGGCCATGATCGAGGAAACCGGCGCGTTGTCATCGGATACCAGCGGTTTCGTGGACGTGACCATGACCATTGCCGGAATTGAAATCGGGATCATTTTCGTGGAAGCCCGGGACGGCTCGGTCCAGATCAGCTTGCGGTCCCGCCCGGAAATCGACGTCAACCAGATCGCCGTCGGCCTGGGCGGCGGGGGCCATAAGAACGCCGCGGGCGCCGTGTTCGACGGTACGCTCGGGCAGGCTGTCGAGGCCGTCACGGCGGCCGCCGTCGCCGCACTCTAG
- a CDS encoding class II aldolase/adducin family protein has product MHPEQAISDVIHVGKRMYDRGYVASNDGNLSVRLSEDRLLITMTGVSKGFLTPEKLIVVDYDGRVISGNYVPSSEMKMHLMVYRERPDVHAVAHAHPPTATGFAVAGENLPDTLLPEVIVSLGFVPIAPYGTPGTMELVESLRQYVRDYDAVLLENHGALTLGPDIVAAYHKMETMEHCARIALVARMLGRVNTIDEERVDKLHQLYGRP; this is encoded by the coding sequence TTGCATCCTGAGCAAGCCATCTCCGACGTGATCCACGTCGGCAAGCGGATGTATGACCGGGGGTACGTAGCCTCGAATGACGGAAACCTCAGCGTACGGCTGTCCGAAGACCGTCTGCTGATCACCATGACCGGTGTCAGCAAAGGGTTCCTGACCCCCGAAAAGCTAATCGTCGTCGACTATGACGGAAGGGTGATCTCCGGAAACTACGTGCCGTCGTCCGAGATGAAAATGCACCTGATGGTGTACCGCGAGCGTCCGGACGTACACGCCGTGGCCCACGCCCATCCGCCGACGGCGACGGGGTTTGCCGTGGCCGGCGAAAATCTGCCCGACACCCTTTTGCCCGAGGTGATCGTCTCCCTCGGGTTCGTACCCATAGCGCCCTACGGGACGCCGGGGACGATGGAACTGGTCGAATCGCTCAGACAATACGTGCGGGATTATGACGCGGTCCTGCTGGAAAACCATGGCGCGCTGACCCTGGGGCCGGATATCGTCGCGGCATATCACAAGATGGAAACCATGGAACACTGCGCACGGATCGCCCTCGTAGCCCGCATGCTCGGCCGGGTCAACACCATAGACGAAGAGCGCGTGGACAAGTTGCACCAACTATACGGCCGGCCGTAA
- the topA gene encoding type I DNA topoisomerase yields MPKSLVIVESPAKARTIKKYLGKDFEIMASVGHVRDLPPKSLGVDVQNGFKPEYVTIPEKEKVVKELRSAARSADHIFLATDPDREGEAIAWHVASQLGSGKKEVGRVLFHEVTPQAVRTAIDKPVPIDMQKVNAQQARRVMDRLVGYQVSPFLWKTITGGLSAGRVQSVALRLICERETEIEKFEVEEYWSIAAHLRSERDAVFPVKLIRSGGEKLHIPDEEAARGLIDDLRGKAFEIDDITRKRTQRNPYPPFITSTLQQDAARRLRFTTQKTMMIAQQLYEGIELGDEGAIGLITYMRTDSTRIVDEAVEAVRGLIAEVYGAEYVPPKPRRFKTKPGVQDAHEAIRPTAVDRSPEKLKSFLTPDQYKLYELIWLRFVASQMRAARFDVTTVDVRTGKYLFRATGTVPTFAGFLKAYEEPVDEDAEQKEDEKSLPELRKDEKLALEKLEPKQHFTQPPPRYTEASLVKELEVRQIGRPSTYAQIISTLRMRKYAAMKQGRFTPTDLGMAVNRILVMAFPDLFDVAFTARMEDALDRIETGELDWTGTLVDFYQPFNARLQSVNAQRSELKSTLTEETDETCEKCGKSMIIRWGRNGRFMACGGFPACRNTRPINDGENAGLNSDEVCDKCGQKMVVKTGRYGPFLACSGYPRCRQTRPVNLGVNCPEEGCGGFLTARRSQKGRNFFGCSNYPKCRFVVWDTPVDHRCPRCDYPLMVEKQERSGRSALQCPKCKHRTRPAEPVPAGSDHADHADHADHADHADHADHADQRFQEA; encoded by the coding sequence ATGCCCAAATCACTTGTTATCGTGGAATCTCCGGCCAAGGCCCGTACGATTAAAAAGTACCTGGGCAAGGATTTCGAGATCATGGCGTCCGTGGGCCATGTCAGGGACCTGCCGCCCAAGAGCCTGGGGGTCGACGTCCAAAATGGCTTCAAGCCCGAGTATGTCACGATTCCGGAGAAGGAAAAGGTCGTAAAGGAGCTGCGCAGCGCGGCGCGGTCGGCCGATCATATCTTCCTGGCGACGGACCCCGACCGGGAAGGCGAAGCCATAGCCTGGCACGTGGCCAGCCAGTTGGGCAGCGGCAAGAAGGAAGTCGGAAGGGTCCTCTTCCACGAAGTAACGCCTCAGGCGGTGCGGACGGCCATAGACAAGCCCGTCCCCATCGACATGCAGAAAGTCAACGCCCAGCAGGCGCGCCGCGTCATGGACCGTCTCGTCGGATACCAGGTCAGCCCCTTTCTCTGGAAGACGATCACCGGAGGATTGAGCGCGGGCCGGGTACAGTCGGTGGCGCTGAGGCTGATTTGCGAACGGGAAACCGAGATCGAGAAGTTCGAAGTCGAAGAGTACTGGTCCATAGCGGCTCACCTCCGGTCGGAGCGGGACGCCGTATTCCCGGTGAAACTGATCCGTTCCGGCGGGGAGAAGCTCCATATCCCCGACGAGGAGGCGGCCCGGGGCCTGATCGACGACCTGCGCGGGAAGGCCTTCGAGATCGACGACATCACCAGGAAGCGCACGCAGCGCAATCCCTATCCGCCCTTCATCACCAGCACCCTGCAGCAGGACGCGGCCAGGCGCCTTCGGTTCACCACCCAGAAGACCATGATGATCGCCCAGCAACTCTACGAAGGCATCGAGCTGGGGGACGAGGGGGCCATAGGGCTGATTACCTACATGAGGACGGACTCGACCCGCATCGTGGATGAAGCGGTCGAGGCCGTCCGAGGCCTGATCGCCGAAGTCTACGGCGCCGAGTACGTGCCCCCCAAGCCTCGCAGATTCAAGACCAAGCCGGGAGTCCAGGACGCCCACGAAGCGATCCGGCCCACAGCGGTGGACCGCAGCCCGGAAAAGCTCAAGTCCTTCCTGACGCCGGACCAGTACAAGCTGTACGAACTGATCTGGCTGCGTTTTGTGGCCTCCCAGATGCGGGCGGCCCGTTTCGACGTTACCACCGTGGACGTCCGGACCGGGAAGTACCTGTTTCGCGCCACGGGTACCGTGCCGACCTTCGCGGGGTTCCTGAAGGCTTACGAAGAACCTGTCGACGAAGACGCTGAACAGAAAGAGGACGAGAAATCCCTGCCTGAGTTGCGGAAAGACGAAAAACTCGCCCTGGAGAAACTCGAGCCGAAGCAGCATTTCACCCAGCCTCCGCCCAGGTACACGGAGGCGAGCCTCGTCAAGGAACTCGAGGTCCGGCAGATCGGCCGGCCCAGCACGTATGCCCAGATCATCAGCACGCTGCGCATGCGCAAGTACGCGGCCATGAAGCAGGGCCGATTCACGCCCACGGACTTGGGCATGGCCGTAAACCGTATCCTGGTCATGGCCTTCCCGGACCTGTTCGACGTGGCGTTCACGGCCAGGATGGAAGACGCGCTGGACCGCATTGAAACGGGCGAGCTGGACTGGACCGGCACCCTGGTGGATTTCTACCAGCCCTTCAATGCGCGGCTTCAGTCCGTTAACGCCCAGCGATCGGAACTGAAAAGCACGCTGACGGAGGAAACGGACGAGACCTGCGAGAAGTGCGGCAAGTCCATGATCATCAGGTGGGGGCGCAACGGCCGTTTCATGGCGTGCGGGGGATTTCCCGCGTGCAGGAACACCAGACCGATTAACGACGGCGAGAACGCCGGCCTGAACTCCGACGAAGTATGCGATAAGTGCGGTCAGAAAATGGTCGTGAAAACCGGGCGGTACGGCCCGTTCCTGGCGTGCAGCGGATATCCGCGCTGCCGGCAGACGCGGCCGGTCAACCTCGGCGTCAACTGCCCGGAAGAAGGTTGCGGGGGGTTCCTGACGGCGCGCCGGTCGCAGAAGGGCCGCAATTTCTTCGGTTGCAGCAACTACCCGAAGTGCCGGTTCGTGGTGTGGGACACCCCGGTCGATCACCGCTGTCCCCGCTGCGATTATCCCCTCATGGTCGAAAAACAGGAAAGGTCCGGCCGGTCGGCGCTGCAGTGTCCGAAATGCAAGCACCGGACCCGGCCCGCCGAGCCGGTACCCGCCGGTTCGGACCATGCGGACCATGCGGACCATGCGGACCATGCGGACCATGCGGACCATGCGGACCATGCGGACCAGAGGTTCCAGGAGGCGTGA
- a CDS encoding phytanoyl-CoA dioxygenase family protein, translating into MNHGNTVLTLQDAVDVLKTRGIVTVEGVFSQEETAEFRTLLDRTIEEASRVATYKGRPTDKLLGKSRDTVWLLWELYAVCEGGLRFSRHPAIVRVLERALGEPVRHASIGTMFDKVAGGDAEIGWHQDTFFIVDPPDDGDTDLTGYWTQFGHVHVRPGDIEWKEDYFRKTIIVRINVDPQTIENGAMKVLPGSYLEGPLELAARPGGPGGLADYVAAHEHEAIDCTAGEGSVTFYYPTMLHSSAVSTAPPGEHRRAAAHRVRAESLEIPGWKWPVDWPEGAERIRPESGFDLDPFP; encoded by the coding sequence GTGAACCACGGGAATACCGTCCTTACTTTGCAGGACGCGGTGGATGTCCTGAAGACCCGGGGCATCGTAACCGTCGAAGGCGTGTTTTCACAGGAAGAGACGGCGGAGTTCCGGACCCTCCTGGACCGGACCATCGAGGAAGCGAGCCGCGTCGCGACCTACAAGGGGCGGCCGACCGACAAGCTTCTGGGCAAGTCGAGGGACACGGTCTGGCTGCTGTGGGAACTCTATGCCGTTTGCGAAGGCGGGCTCCGGTTCTCGCGGCATCCCGCCATCGTCCGTGTGCTGGAGCGCGCGCTGGGAGAGCCGGTCCGGCACGCGAGCATCGGCACGATGTTCGACAAGGTGGCCGGCGGGGACGCCGAGATCGGGTGGCACCAGGATACCTTCTTCATCGTCGATCCGCCGGACGACGGGGACACCGACCTCACGGGATACTGGACCCAGTTCGGCCACGTGCACGTCCGGCCCGGCGATATCGAATGGAAGGAAGACTACTTCCGGAAGACCATCATCGTGCGCATCAACGTGGATCCGCAGACCATCGAGAACGGCGCCATGAAGGTCCTCCCCGGATCCTATCTCGAAGGGCCTCTCGAACTGGCAGCCAGGCCGGGCGGACCGGGCGGGCTGGCGGACTATGTCGCCGCCCACGAACACGAGGCCATCGACTGCACGGCGGGCGAGGGCAGCGTCACCTTCTACTACCCCACCATGCTCCACAGTTCGGCGGTCAGCACGGCGCCGCCGGGCGAGCACCGGCGGGCCGCCGCACACCGGGTCCGCGCGGAAAGCCTGGAGATTCCGGGATGGAAATGGCCCGTGGACTGGCCGGAAGGCGCGGAACGGATCCGGCCGGAATCCGGTTTCGATCTGGACCCCTTCCCCTGA
- a CDS encoding DUF494 family protein: MEKVMEIIVFLMKHMQDEKGRFNDIADVSQTLVGHGYTQQEVNTAFAWLFDRLQAQAEVVVDPTKPLQPKPNRILHAVEQLMIQPDAYGYLLELRELGLINDTQTELIIERAMLTGARSVTRDDIKTIAAPILLESESGQVMIWLPDDLEDGIIGN, translated from the coding sequence ATGGAAAAAGTGATGGAAATCATCGTTTTCCTCATGAAGCACATGCAGGATGAAAAGGGCCGCTTCAACGACATCGCCGATGTTTCCCAGACGCTGGTCGGTCACGGCTATACCCAGCAGGAGGTCAACACGGCCTTTGCCTGGCTGTTCGACCGCCTCCAGGCGCAGGCGGAAGTCGTGGTCGATCCGACCAAGCCGCTCCAGCCCAAACCCAACCGGATTCTGCACGCCGTGGAACAGCTGATGATCCAGCCGGACGCGTACGGCTACCTGCTGGAGCTTCGCGAACTGGGCCTGATCAACGATACGCAGACCGAGCTGATCATCGAACGGGCCATGCTGACGGGCGCCCGTTCCGTCACCCGGGATGACATCAAAACCATCGCCGCCCCGATCCTGCTTGAATCGGAATCCGGCCAGGTCATGATCTGGTTGCCCGACGACCTCGAAGACGGCATAATCGGAAACTAG
- a CDS encoding AIR synthase family protein: protein MPPYYPVGKLPADDLDRILRRHASGTDPRVLVGPGIGRDAAVISFGSSVLVTKTDPITFATEEIGWYAVNINANDVAAMGAAPRWFLTTILLPEAKTSPELVDRIFAGLSDACAELGVTLCGGHTEITHGLDRPLLIGQMLGETTPDGYVSGSGARAGDQILLTKGIAIEATALIAMENGDELRARFSDDFLETCRRYLRRPGLSVVREARIAMETGGVHAMHDPTEGGLASGLREIAVASGVGMLIEEDRVPLLPESDALCTFYGLDPLGVIASGALLIVVDPDHAEPVVARLSEAGIPATAIGSVRPPDFGIRLRRNGSLVDLPAFDRDEIGRVFEAS from the coding sequence ATGCCTCCCTACTACCCGGTCGGCAAGCTGCCCGCGGATGATCTGGACCGCATACTGCGCCGCCATGCTTCCGGTACCGACCCCAGAGTGCTCGTGGGCCCGGGTATCGGCCGGGACGCGGCGGTCATCTCATTCGGCTCCAGCGTACTCGTAACGAAGACGGACCCCATCACCTTCGCCACCGAAGAGATCGGCTGGTACGCCGTTAACATAAACGCCAACGACGTCGCCGCCATGGGCGCGGCGCCCCGGTGGTTCCTCACGACCATACTGCTCCCGGAAGCGAAAACGAGCCCCGAACTGGTGGACCGCATTTTCGCCGGACTGTCCGACGCCTGCGCCGAGCTCGGCGTTACGCTCTGCGGCGGACATACCGAAATAACCCACGGCCTGGACCGGCCGCTGCTGATCGGGCAGATGCTGGGGGAGACGACTCCCGACGGATACGTTTCCGGATCCGGCGCCCGCGCCGGCGACCAGATCCTGCTGACCAAGGGAATCGCCATCGAGGCGACGGCCCTGATCGCCATGGAAAATGGAGACGAGCTCAGGGCCCGCTTCTCCGACGACTTCCTCGAGACGTGCCGCCGGTACCTCAGGCGGCCCGGCCTCAGCGTGGTCAGGGAAGCCCGTATCGCGATGGAAACCGGCGGCGTCCACGCCATGCACGATCCGACGGAGGGCGGACTGGCTTCCGGATTACGGGAAATCGCCGTTGCTTCCGGGGTCGGCATGCTCATCGAGGAGGACCGGGTGCCCCTCCTGCCCGAATCGGACGCCCTTTGCACGTTCTATGGCCTGGATCCCCTTGGCGTCATCGCATCGGGCGCCCTGCTCATCGTGGTGGATCCGGACCACGCGGAGCCTGTCGTCGCGCGCCTCTCGGAAGCCGGCATCCCGGCCACCGCGATCGGGTCCGTACGGCCTCCCGATTTCGGGATTCGACTCAGAAGAAATGGATCGCTCGTCGATCTCCCGGCCTTCGACCGGGATGAAATCGGCAGGGTATTCGAAGCGTCGTGA
- a CDS encoding 6-carboxytetrahydropterin synthase — MMLLTRKARFSAAHLCRNPEWPEARNRRVYGACAIGSGHGHDYVAEFTFGGAVDPRTGVVLNLTEVKRRLGDVIEPLDLSHLNHDHGALGGPAPTSERLARHLWHALGSGTGPCRLTSVRLHESRTRNIEYTGDDSMVYVTRSVEFNAAHRLHSIRLSDEENVRIFGKCNNPHGHGHNYELAVTVRGPVDEATGTVIDMGRFDDILRQEVVDRYDHRHLNHDLEEFRTVNPTSEELLRAIWKRLLPYFENPSLYRIRLVETSKNAFEYFGEEER, encoded by the coding sequence ATGATGCTCCTCACCCGAAAAGCCCGGTTCTCGGCGGCGCACCTGTGCCGGAACCCGGAATGGCCGGAAGCCAGGAACAGGCGGGTATACGGTGCCTGCGCCATCGGCAGCGGCCATGGCCACGACTACGTGGCCGAATTCACCTTCGGGGGGGCGGTCGACCCCCGGACCGGCGTCGTCCTGAACCTGACCGAAGTCAAGCGTCGACTGGGCGACGTGATCGAACCGCTGGACCTGAGCCACCTGAACCATGACCACGGGGCGCTGGGCGGTCCGGCGCCTACCAGCGAAAGACTCGCCCGCCATCTCTGGCATGCGCTGGGAAGCGGAACCGGCCCTTGCAGGCTTACGAGCGTCCGGCTCCATGAAAGCCGGACCAGGAACATTGAATACACCGGAGACGACAGCATGGTCTACGTCACGAGAAGCGTCGAGTTCAACGCCGCCCACCGCCTGCACAGTATAAGGTTGAGCGACGAAGAGAACGTGCGTATATTCGGTAAGTGCAACAATCCGCACGGACACGGCCATAACTACGAGCTGGCCGTGACGGTCCGGGGACCGGTGGACGAAGCGACGGGAACGGTCATCGACATGGGGCGTTTCGATGACATCCTCCGGCAGGAAGTCGTGGATCGTTACGATCACCGGCATCTGAACCACGACCTGGAGGAGTTCCGGACGGTCAATCCGACCTCGGAGGAGTTGCTCAGAGCGATCTGGAAGCGGCTGCTTCCGTATTTCGAGAACCCTTCGCTCTATCGGATTCGCCTGGTGGAGACATCCAAGAACGCCTTCGAGTACTTTGGCGAAGAGGAGCGGTAA
- a CDS encoding FAD-binding protein, giving the protein MDKDQLVNRLADALGRENVIDAPDQLIVYECDGLTIDRNAPHAVVYPTTTEEVAAVVRILHDARVPFVARGAGTGLSGGSLPPDGGVMIALTRMNRIVEVDFRNQRALVEAGVVNLHLSKEVGPRGYHFVPDPSSQYACTIGGNIAENSGGPHTLKYGVTTNHTLGVEVVLPDGQVTWFGGKADDAVGYDLRGLLIGSEGMLGIVTRAWVKLTRLPQAWRTFLAVFDTVEDASRAVAGVVARGIVPSALEMIDKVAIGAIEAAYHFGFPLDAEAVLI; this is encoded by the coding sequence ATGGATAAAGACCAACTCGTGAATCGGCTCGCGGACGCGCTGGGCCGGGAGAACGTCATCGACGCCCCGGACCAGCTGATCGTCTACGAATGCGACGGGCTGACCATCGACCGGAACGCCCCCCACGCCGTGGTCTACCCGACCACGACGGAGGAGGTGGCGGCCGTTGTCCGGATCCTTCACGACGCGAGGGTGCCCTTCGTGGCGCGCGGTGCGGGCACCGGGCTGAGCGGCGGAAGCCTGCCGCCGGACGGCGGGGTCATGATCGCGCTGACCAGGATGAACCGCATCGTGGAGGTGGACTTCCGGAACCAGCGGGCGCTCGTGGAGGCCGGGGTGGTCAACCTGCACCTGTCGAAGGAAGTCGGACCGCGGGGATACCATTTCGTGCCCGACCCCTCGAGCCAGTACGCCTGTACCATCGGCGGGAACATCGCCGAGAACTCGGGCGGCCCCCACACCCTGAAATACGGCGTGACGACCAACCACACCCTGGGCGTGGAGGTGGTGCTGCCGGACGGGCAGGTCACGTGGTTCGGCGGCAAGGCGGACGACGCCGTGGGTTATGACCTGCGCGGGCTCCTCATCGGCTCCGAGGGCATGCTGGGCATCGTCACGCGGGCCTGGGTCAAGCTGACCCGCCTCCCGCAGGCGTGGCGGACTTTCCTGGCGGTTTTCGACACGGTGGAGGATGCGTCCCGCGCAGTCGCCGGCGTCGTGGCCCGCGGGATCGTTCCATCGGCCCTCGAGATGATCGACAAGGTCGCCATCGGCGCCATCGAGGCGGCCTACCACTTCGGTTTTCCCCTGGACGCCGAAGCCGTGCTGATCA
- a CDS encoding integration host factor subunit beta, giving the protein MTTTRRELVNEISETLGLKKTQIYPVIDALFEIMRENLVEGNRIEIRGFGALEIKNTRPKPAARNPRTGYTIEVPARRKAKFKPGKILKEALRAQRKRRD; this is encoded by the coding sequence ATGACCACGACGCGCAGAGAACTGGTCAATGAAATCAGCGAGACGCTGGGACTGAAGAAGACGCAGATCTATCCCGTGATCGACGCGCTTTTCGAAATCATGCGGGAAAACCTGGTCGAAGGCAACCGGATCGAGATCAGGGGATTCGGCGCCCTGGAAATCAAGAATACCCGTCCGAAGCCGGCGGCACGCAATCCGCGGACCGGTTACACCATCGAGGTTCCGGCCCGGCGAAAGGCCAAGTTCAAGCCGGGCAAGATACTCAAAGAAGCGCTGCGCGCCCAGCGGAAGCGGCGGGATTAG
- a CDS encoding tyrosine recombinase XerC, which produces MEKEVGEFLEHLEIERNYSRHTRSAYAGDLAQFLSFLSDHTGTGTPAPDSIDKSDVRAFLHHLHREGFSRRTIARRFAAVRSFFHFLCREGVVASNPCVYLTTPKWDRHLPRFLDRNQVEALLGQPDRSQVLGLRDAVILELLYGAGMRLSELVGLDIGAIELTEERIRVIGKGDKERIVPLGGQALSALASYMDARPLLIRTEREDTTALLLNQHGRRLTGRGVQYILGRYGLRISQQGLTPHVLRHTTATHLLDAGADLLAVKELLGHERLSTTQVYTHVALDRLKKTYDDAHPRA; this is translated from the coding sequence ATGGAAAAAGAGGTCGGCGAATTCCTTGAGCATCTCGAAATCGAGCGAAACTACTCCCGGCACACCCGGTCGGCCTATGCCGGAGACCTGGCCCAGTTCCTGTCTTTCCTCTCCGACCACACCGGCACCGGCACGCCGGCACCGGATTCCATCGACAAGTCCGATGTGCGGGCATTCCTCCACCACCTGCACCGGGAAGGTTTCAGCAGGCGGACCATCGCGCGCCGTTTCGCGGCCGTGCGGTCCTTCTTTCACTTCCTCTGCCGGGAAGGGGTCGTTGCCTCGAATCCGTGCGTCTATCTTACCACGCCGAAATGGGACCGTCACCTGCCCCGGTTCCTGGACCGGAACCAGGTGGAAGCGTTGCTCGGCCAGCCCGACCGCAGCCAGGTGCTCGGACTGCGGGACGCGGTCATCCTGGAACTGCTCTACGGGGCCGGCATGCGGCTGTCGGAACTCGTCGGACTCGACATCGGCGCGATCGAACTGACGGAAGAGCGAATCCGGGTGATCGGGAAGGGGGACAAGGAACGCATCGTACCGCTGGGCGGGCAGGCGCTGTCCGCGCTGGCATCCTATATGGACGCCCGTCCCCTGCTGATCAGAACGGAGCGGGAAGATACGACCGCGCTGCTGCTTAACCAACACGGCCGCAGGCTGACGGGCCGCGGGGTCCAGTACATCCTGGGAAGATATGGCCTCAGGATAAGCCAGCAGGGGCTGACGCCCCACGTTCTCCGTCATACGACCGCTACGCACCTGCTTGACGCCGGAGCGGATCTGCTGGCTGTCAAGGAACTGCTCGGCCACGAACGGCTTTCTACCACGCAAGTCTATACCCACGTCGCCCTCGACCGCCTCAAGAAGACGTACGACGACGCGCATCCCCGCGCCTGA
- a CDS encoding TIGR04282 family arsenosugar biosynthesis glycosyltransferase, whose product MPNALVLFMKAPRPGTVKTRLTPRVSMGEAAELYSAFILDTLHLAQRVTGTSLFVAWTPDDGLAELQSALRRPGGPGGPGGPDVNWFGQQGGHLGERLSNAFAVFLKKGWDKTVVLGGDSPLLPHAFVEEAFDSLDRHDVVLGPAADGGYYLIGLRGLRRPGGPGGPGRSGHGGRAAGRYASLFESIHWGTDRVLRQTRAAIRACGLSCHELPTWHDVDRPGDLDRIARDIRSLRASGDHVTGRHTESALEAVTRGRNPA is encoded by the coding sequence ATGCCGAACGCACTCGTCCTGTTTATGAAAGCTCCGAGGCCCGGGACGGTGAAAACCCGGTTGACCCCGCGGGTTTCGATGGGCGAGGCGGCGGAACTCTATTCCGCCTTCATCCTGGACACGCTTCATCTTGCGCAAAGGGTCACCGGCACATCCCTCTTCGTCGCCTGGACACCGGATGACGGGCTGGCGGAACTGCAGTCCGCCCTGCGCAGACCCGGCGGACCGGGCGGACCGGGCGGTCCCGACGTGAACTGGTTCGGCCAGCAAGGCGGCCATCTCGGGGAACGGTTGTCGAACGCCTTCGCGGTGTTCCTGAAAAAGGGGTGGGACAAAACGGTCGTGCTGGGTGGCGACAGCCCCCTCCTCCCCCACGCTTTCGTCGAAGAAGCCTTTGATTCGCTGGACCGTCACGATGTCGTACTGGGACCCGCCGCCGACGGGGGCTACTACCTGATCGGACTGCGCGGACTGCGCAGACCCGGCGGACCGGGCGGACCGGGGAGATCGGGACACGGGGGGAGGGCCGCCGGCCGTTACGCCAGCCTGTTCGAGTCCATTCACTGGGGCACGGACCGCGTTTTGCGACAGACCCGGGCGGCGATCCGGGCATGTGGGCTGTCCTGCCATGAACTCCCGACCTGGCACGACGTGGACCGTCCCGGCGACCTGGACCGGATCGCCCGCGACATACGGTCGCTGCGCGCCAGTGGCGATCATGTAACGGGGCGCCACACGGAGTCCGCGCTGGAGGCTGTCACCCGGGGAAGGAACCCTGCATGA